The nucleotide sequence TCAACACTATCGAGACGGCTTTGAATCTTTTTCAGATCTCTCAATGGTGCAGAAATCCATTTCTTCAAAAGTCTTCCGCCCATTGCTGTGGTTGTTTTGTCAAGAATTGAAATAAGAGAACCTTCTCTTCCATCTCCGTGCATCGAGTAACTGATTTCCAGATTTCTTCTTGTTGAAGAATCAAGTATCATATATTCGGAAGGATTGTAAAGCGAAATTCGGTTGAGATGAGTGAGATTTACTTTTTGAGTTTCCTGCAAATAATTTAAAGCAGCACCGCTTGCAACAATTCCGTTTTGAAGATGCTCGATACCAAATCCTTTTAACGTAACAGTTCCGAAATGATTGAGCAAAAGTTCATTCGCATAATCATAATTGAAAATCCAGTCATCCATTTTTGTAATGCGGATTGAAGAATTGATATTGCTGATAACCGGAGTGAGATAATCTTTTTCTTTTTTCTGAATAAGAATTTCTGCCGGTGCGATCGATTCAATCTGCTGCTGAAGATCTGATTCCGGAACTTCAAATGTGAAGAACTCACCTGTAGAAACATCCGTAAATGAAATTCCTGCAACCTCATCTTTGATAAAAACAGAAAGCAGGTAATTATTTTTTTTGTGATCGAGAAGCTTATCCGAGAGAGTTGCACCGGGAGTTACGACTTCAATCACTTCCCTTTTTACTATCCCTTTTGCAAATTTTGGATTTTCCATCTGCTCGCAGACAGCTACACGGTAACCAGCACGAACAAGCTTTGGCAAATAGGAATCAATTGCGTGATGAGGAAATCCTGCAAGCGGAACATCTTCTGCCGCACCGTTCGCTCTTTTGGTTAAGGTGATACCAAGAACTTTTGAAGCAATTTTCGCATCGTTTTCAAATGTTTCGAAGAAATCACCGACTCTGAAAAGCAAAATTGTATCCGGATTAGCTTCCTTAATTCTTAAATACTGAGACATTAATGGAGTTTGTCCGTCTCGTCCGGCTTGATTTTCTTTGGGTAACTTGTTGGTTTGTGAATCCTGTTTACTCATCAGGCTAAAAATAGCTCAATCGTAAAAGAATATCAATTTAAATTCTAATAAGATGGGTATTGAACTATGGAAATTATTTAATGGTAATGAATTTATTTAAGCAAAACAAGTTTCTTTGTTGAAATGAAGTTGCCAGCTTGAAGTTGATAAAAATAAATACCACTAGAAAGGTTAGTTGCATTGAACTCAATCTCATAAATTCCCGAAGGTTTTTCTTCATTAACGAGAGTAGTAATTTCCCTTCCAAGAATATCGTATATCTTCAGTGATACTAAAGACTGGTGTCCAATGACGAATGACAAAGTAGTGCTCGGATTGAAAGGGTTAGGATAATTATGAGAGAGGAAAAAATTATTAGGAGCATTATCTATTTCATCTTTCACTTCACTGATTTTATTATATGAGTAAATAAAAACTTTCCCTACGGGATTTTCAGTATCAGGATAGTTTGGAGCGTAAGCAAATATTTCATCATACCTGTCATTATTTATATCTCCTGCAAAAGATATATATGGAGCAAAACCAATTGAATCTATATCAACTATAATTAAATCATAAGTTGTATCAAAAGGTTCTGAACCAAGGTATATTTTTATTTTCCAGTCATCCCCAATTAAAATATCGTCGTAACCATCTTTATTAATATCGCTACCTGCATCTAGGCTATAACCGCTATTTATCCTTAACGGATTCTCTAATCCAAAAGTATAAATAAGAATGTCTTGACCCTTTGAAATACAAAAATCAATTCTCCCATCACCATTTAAATCCCCGGCATTCTTTATTATTTCCCCAAAATAATCTCCTAATTCGTTAGATATAAGCATTGTGTCTGGTGCATTATCCATTTGGAATCCACCATAGTAGATATATATTTTACTGGTATCATACCCAGAAGGACCACCTATAGCTCCAATTGCTATATCATTAAAACCATCTTGATTTATATCCCCAATACTCTCAACACTTGACCCAAAAAAATCTTCCAATGTATCACTTGTAAACGTTATGCTATTGTTCCAGGAAATTGTGTCGCCTCCCCAGAAAAGATAAACATATCCCTTTCCATCAGTCCAGTTGTATGGCGAACTGATAACAAAATCATCATAACCGTCATTATTTATATCACCCATAGAGTTTGTTTCCCCAAAAAAATCCTGAATTGCATTTGGCTGATAAAATTCATTTACAGGTATTGTATCTATTATTTCACCACCGTAGTACAAAAAAACTTTTCCTTTGGGAAAAACCCAATCTCCGAAAACGCCTGTTAGTACAAATTCATTATATCCATCAGCATTTATATCACCAATACCATATCTTCCACCAAAGTCATTCAAGCTGTCACTTCCTGGATAATGAAAAATTACATCCGTATTCAAATCATAATTTGCAGAACCTAAGTAAAGTTTTACAACAGCTTGGTCACTCGTGGTATTCCCTGTTCTCATTGATATTACGAAATCATCGTATCCGTCTCCGTTTACATCGCCGATTCTTACAGCAACGTCAATTCGTTGCTCTGTTGATTCACCAGTAATTGTGCCTATTAGGTATAGACTATCTTGTGCATAACTTATGTGAAAAAAAGTGTAAAGGAGTAGTCCACTAATTAAGATTTTATTTATGTAAAATTTTGGTTTCATTGGTTTTTATAATTGTTGGTCAAGAATTTGTTTTGCTTATTTTCATATTGTGTAAAACCGGTTGGGTAAAAATTTGTGGGAAAGAAAAGCTGTGTGAAAAGAAGATAAATATTATTTTGGCGCAGAAAATTTTTAATAGAGGAAATCATTCTGCTTTCCTCATCGTTGAGACTGGATTCTATCGCCAACAGAGAAAGAGTTAAATAAAGTGCCAAGAAAATGTTCATAAGGATTTTAACCTTAAAAAACTACTGCTCAAATGTAATATGATCAACTGCCAAAGTAAATAGTATCAATAGTCTTATTC is from Ignavibacteriota bacterium and encodes:
- a CDS encoding T9SS type A sorting domain-containing protein, which codes for MKPKFYINKILISGLLLYTFFHISYAQDSLYLIGTITGESTEQRIDVAVRIGDVNGDGYDDFVISMRTGNTTSDQAVVKLYLGSANYDLNTDVIFHYPGSDSLNDFGGRYGIGDINADGYNEFVLTGVFGDWVFPKGKVFLYYGGEIIDTIPVNEFYQPNAIQDFFGETNSMGDINNDGYDDFVISSPYNWTDGKGYVYLFWGGDTISWNNSITFTSDTLEDFFGSSVESIGDINQDGFNDIAIGAIGGPSGYDTSKIYIYYGGFQMDNAPDTMLISNELGDYFGEIIKNAGDLNGDGRIDFCISKGQDILIYTFGLENPLRINSGYSLDAGSDINKDGYDDILIGDDWKIKIYLGSEPFDTTYDLIIVDIDSIGFAPYISFAGDINNDRYDEIFAYAPNYPDTENPVGKVFIYSYNKISEVKDEIDNAPNNFFLSHNYPNPFNPSTTLSFVIGHQSLVSLKIYDILGREITTLVNEEKPSGIYEIEFNATNLSSGIYFYQLQAGNFISTKKLVLLK